TAGAAAAGGCGCTTTCGTATGCATCTGCCGCTTGAGGTAATAGCCGATGTTGGGCAGTGCTTCTCCTGGAATCGTCAGCACTTGGGCTGTGCCAATGTTGAGCAGGTTGACCTGAGCCACTACGTTATCGCCGGGGGCTACCTCATACTGAAGCGGAGATTTTTTGACGATGAATTTCATAACATCCGATTCGATGGGTAGCGTAACCGGGTGCATCGTACAAAACAACGACGGGTTCGATTGAGAAACAGCCGGACCAATAATCCGAAGGGCTTCATCGGCCAGGAGTTCGCCAATTCGAATGCATTCGTCCCAGGTGTTGGCTTCTTTACCGCCTTCCCGCCGATTATCGGCTGTAACCATACCGCCCTGCGCTCCATTGACAAACAGTGCAATACCCCCTGCTTTTGATTCGATTCGGTCGCACAGAGGACCACACAGGTCGGGGCTTAAAATTCCCCGGCCCGATCCGATGATTTCAGGATGAATGGCATAATTGACCAGCGTAACGATGGGCTTACCCGCCTGTGTACCCGACGTGGCCACAGCCTGAATCACCCCACAGCGAGGGTCATACAGGTCGGGGGCGTAATAATTGTAGGCAATTTGCCCTTTGGCCTCATCAACGGCAATTTTTAACGAAGCAGGGGCTAGCTTCGAAACGGCTTCATTAACGGCATCGGCTATGGCGTGTACGCATTGGTCGAGGTAAGGAAGGTCGGCAAAGGATTCGCCTTTTTCGTTCGGGAAACCATAGGCATCGGGGCCACTGTGTGTATGGGTACAGCCAATCAGAATATTCTGGGGCGGAATGCCTTTGATCAGTGCTCTCGACTTATTCCCTAGCACCGACGGCCAGCCCAGATTATCGACGCTGACGATGGCAATGCGGGTGGTTCCTTTTTCAAAAACGCAGGCTCTAACGTACAACTCTCCTTTCTTTTCGACGGCTTTTTTGGGCGTACCAATGCCTCCTGATACCGGTAGTAACGGATTGGGCGTAATCAGTCGGACAGCCGCTCCTGCTTTAAACGATTGAGCAGAAACAAACTGAGAAACAACGCAAAAGAAAAGTGTAAGGAGTTTGGTTTTCATTATGAAGGAGATAGAATGCATAATGGATAATGTAAAATGTCGAATGACGGGTACGGCATTCATATCCATTTTACATTATCCATTATGAAGGATGATCGGCTTACCAGGGTTTGCCGGTGCCCTGAATTACCCAAGGTTTCGACCACGGACTGTTTTTGCCATCGGACTGCGAATTGGCCGTTACTTCCAGTTTGTCGAGGGCAGCTCCCGAGTTGGTTTTGTTCAGGTTCAGCTCATCGCGCATGTAGTAGAAGCGTACGGGCAATACTTTCCGTTTGGCAACTGGGCCAGCCTGGAGGGCGGGTAAGCCCGTACGACGATAATCGAACCAGGCTTCGGTGGCACTCGTCCAACTAGCAATCCATTTTTGGCTGATAATCTGATTCAGTGTACCATCGTAGGCTACTCCTTTCTGTGTAATAAAGGTTGCATAGCTGCTGGAGAGGCCCCAGGCTGTCAGAGAGGCTTTTATCGCGTTTTCATACCGGGTTTTTGCATCACCAGCTGCCCAGCCTTTCTGCGCTGCTTCGGCCAGAATGAAGTTCACTTCTGCCGCCGATACCAGCCGAGATTTCAGCAGCGTGCCTTTAGCCTGGGTGTAGATTTCATTCAGGTAAGAAACGTGCGGGTTAACAGATGTTTGCCCTGGCGTTGGGTTGAAGTTATAGGCCGAAGGTAGCTGCGATATGCTGGGTGGAATACCGACGTAATTAGGGTCCGTATCGATGGGAGTGTTTCCGACTTTATCGGGCGACAGATAACGAACCCCGCTGACGATTTTATCGGTTCCGGCTGGTAATGTAGCATCGACTTTTAAGGGAATCTCCACTTTTTTCGCCCATACCGCCAGACGAGGGTCGTTGGTTGGCTGCATGGCTTTCAGCAAGGTAGAGCACATTTTAATCCGACGATAGTTGCTACCGCTAATGTCGAAAACGGAATTTGATGGCCAAGCATCTCCTGAGTTATTACCGACAAACGCCATCGTTGCATCGAAAGATGCGTCGTCAATAATAGGATATTGGGCAGGGTTAGCTACGATTTTCTCAATGCCAGATTTAGCTACATCAGGCTGCTTAGTCGAAATGCGCATCAGATAACGGAGTTTGAGCGAATTCGCCAGCCGTTGCCATTTAGTCGGATCACCAGCGTAGTATACATCTGCGCTTTCGACAATACTGCTGTAGGATGCTTTGGGCTTCGAAAGCAAGGTGCTGGCTTTATCCAGATCGGCCAGTATACCTGCGTAAATAACATCCTGGCTATCGTATTTGGGGGCAATATTGTCGAGGCCACCCGCTTCGCCTTTCAGCGCATTAGTATAGGGTGCATCGCCCCACAGGTCGGTTATCAGCCCGAACAGGATCGATTTCATAACCAGCGCAACACCCTGCTGGAACTCCATGTTCAGCGCAACGGCCCGCTGATAAACCAGGTCGTTGTTCCGCAACTGATCGTAATAGGATGTCCAGCTTTGGTCGCCACCCCAGTCGTAGTCGTTATGGCCACTGAACCAGGCATCTTTCTGGGTGTGTTGTACAACCCCGGCAATGTCCTGAAAGCCAAGATTGGTGTAGAGCTTCGCTGTTTCGGTAAGAACGGTCGGCATGACCAGGTTCGGGTTTACCGTCTCAGGCTGAACACCGTTTGGGTTAATGTTCAATTGGGTGAGGTCCTTACAGGAATACAGGAAGAACAAACCCAAAACCAGAGCCAGGCTCGCAGTGATTTTATGGAAGATAGTTTTCATGACAGAATCGTTAAAATGTCGTCATTATATGGTCATTTGCTTCGTGGCATTGTAATAAACCAATGCCACGAAGCAAATGACTATTTTTTAAAATGTAAGGCCAAGTTTAAAACCAACCGGAATCACCCAGGGAGTTACGTTATAGCGCTCGATACCTTGTTTGAACTGCGTACCGGCCTGTGCACCGGCCTGCGGCTGGAAGGCCATCTCTGGATCGACGTTGATTTTAGCGGCAGTCCACAGAATAATGTTCCGGCTATAGATCGAGAAGTTCGCATTTTGCAGGCCAATCGACTTCACGAAACGGGCAGGAATGTCGTAACCGAGCGAGATTTCACGCAGTTTAACAAACGATGCATCGAAGGTAGCAGCCCGGGTAAACGACCAGGGGTAGTTGTCGCCATACGGAATAATTTTGGTCCCTGCGCCACCCAGATTTTCGGTATAGCCGGTTATGTTTCCGTTGGCGTCATACTGAGCAATAACCCCTGGATTGAATACGCCATAGGCATACGTTTTGCCGCCAAACTCGAATGGATAACCACCATACTCGGCCGTTGGCCCACCCACAATCGGGAAATAATTGCCGTGAATCTTGATGTACTGATCGGCGTTTTCGACCAGCCAGTTACGAAGGGCATCACCCGAGCGACCACCTGGATTGATCAGGTTGTCGAGGAACCGCTGCGACCGTAAATCAGACTCCATATACCGGTAGGTTTGCGATACGAAGTCACCACCTGCCCGCCAATCGAGCGACAGATTGAGGGTGAAGCCTTTGTAGGAAAGCGAGCTTTGTGCACCCAGTATGAAATTGGGGTTGAAATTGCCAATTTTATTCTTGACCGTGGTTGCACTTCTGCTCTGCCACGAACCATCGTTATCCAGAATTGGGTAGCCGTAATAAGGTGATTTAGGATCGGTAACGGTAATGATTTCAGCATCGTAAATATCGCCGACTTTGTCGCCTACATAGGTCCAGGCACCGCCTTTGGCATCTGTCCAGAGCGTATAGTAAGGAATGCCTTCTGCCAGCTCTTTGATACGGGTAACATTCTTGGTAAAGTTCGTGGTCAGATCCCAGCGTAAGCCGCCTTTGTCGATGATCGTTCCACCGAGCGACAGTTCGACCCCTTTACTTTCGAGCAAACCAGCGTTGATGTTCTTGGTTGTAAAGCCGCTGGATGGGGCAATCTGCGAAGGCAGAATCTGGTTGCGGTTTTCCGATACATAATACGTTCCTGAGAAACGGAGCCGGTTGCGGAACATGTTATAGTCAATCCCGACTTCGTATGAGGTTGCTATTTCTGGTTTTAAATCAGGAAGCAGGATGCTGCCCGACTTGCTTAAACGGGTTACACCATTCCAGGCACCGGCATCGGCCAGGGTAGGATAGAGGCTGTAGGGGTTGGCGTCATTCCCCACCTGAGCTACACCCGCCCGAACTTTAAACAGATCGACCGTAGAAGGCATATGCACCATCTCATTCAGCAGCAGGCTCAGTGAAGCCGATGGGTAGAAGTAGGAGCGGTTGTTGACCGGAAGCGTGCTTGACCAGTCGTTTCGGGCCGTCACATCCAGGTAGATCATGTCCTTGAAGCCAAAGTTGGCCGTACCATACACGCTGTAGATGGCCTTTTTATACAGATAATTGCTGTAGTTGATATTGGCCGTGGCAATGTTCTGGATCGTGTATAGCCCCGGAATAATCAGACCTGCGCCGTTTTTGCTGCTGGTGTTGATATCCGTCGACTGCGAATAGCGGTTGTTGCCCCCTGCCGATACAACCACACTGAGCGCATTGAACCGTTTGGTGTAGGTCGCCAGGAAATCAACGTTGCGTTCGTAGCGTTTCAGGTTGATCAGGCCATAAGCACCGTTGGGTTCGCCCGTGTAGCTTTTCGCGATTTTGGTTTCACGCTGTTCATTATAGGTGTCAAGCGCATAACGACCCATCAGTTTGATGTCGGGGGTGATTTGCCATTCGGCTTTCATGTTTCCGAATACCCGATCACGTACGAAGCTGTTGTTGACTTCATACGCCAGGAACCACGGGTTGTTGTAGTTGCCAATGCTCTGCGATTTCTGCTGAAGGCCTTCTTTGCCAGGCACCCAGTAGTCGCGCAGGTCGTTGATGTCGATATGCGAACCAACGGCGTAGGCCCACTGTAATGGATTGGTTCCCCGTTCACCGGCAGGCCGGTTATTGGAATTGCTGCGGCTGAAGTCGAGGTTGGTGCTGAAGGTTACTTTATTGCTCACCCGTACCGACGAGTTGATGGCCAGCGTATTCTTGAACAGGTCAGAGTTCGGGACAATACCCCGGCTGCTCATGTTCGAATACGAAAGCCGGTAGGTGACTTTATCGTTGTTGTTCGATATCGACACTCCGTTGGTGCTGGTAATACCCGTCCGAACGAAATCGCGGATGTTGTTCGGGTGCGAAACCAGCGGAGTCGGAATGGGCTTACCGTCTGTACCAATCGGGCTGTTCCATTGAATAGCGTTGTAGCCTTTGTCCAGTTCCGGCCCTACACCCCCCGCCGAACTTTCGTCGATCTGGAGAATGCCGCCCGGGTAGGGGTTGGAGTCGGGTGTAAACGGTAGAATACCCGTGGCAAATTTGGTTCCCATTTTCAGGTACTTATATGGCTGATCGAAAACAGTATTCGACGAAACGTTTACCGTCATTTTCTGTGATTTCGACCCACTTTTGGTGGTGATCAGTACCACGCCGTTGGCTGCCCGGGAGCCATATAGAGCAGCAGCGCTGGGACCTTTCAGGATGGAAATGTTTTCAACATCTTCCGGGTTAATGTCCGAAATAGCGTTTCCGTAATCGACTCGGTTGTCGTTACCAATCTGGCTAACGTTATTTAAGGAGTTGGCAATCGGAACACCATCCACAACGAACAGGGGCTGGTTGTCGTTGTTGAGCGATTTGGCTCCCCGAATGATCATGCTCACCGATGAACCCGAAGGACCCGTTGAACTGATTTGTACACCCGGTACACGACCTGCCAGTGAGTTCAATACGTTTTCCTGCGCTATCCGGCTCAGGTCTTTACCCTGAACTTCGCCAACGGCATACCCCAGCGAACGGGCTTCCCGCTTGATACCTAATGCCGTTACGACTACTTCGCCGAGCACTTCGTTGTTTTCCACCAGGGATACATCGATCACCGATTTATTACCAACGGGTATTTCCTGGGTTTTATGCCCAATAAACGAGAAGACGAGTACGGCGTTATCGCCATTGACCGTAATGGCGTATTTGCCCGACTGATCGGTAACGGTTCCTAACTGGGTTCCTTTAATCAGGACATTGGCTCCGGCAACGGGCTGGCTGGTTGTTGCCAGGGTAACCGTTCCCATAATGGTTTTGGCCGGTTTTGTTTTGGCCAGCGCGTGCATGCAGCATGCTCCTATCAGCAACGTGATGGTCAGAGAATGCCTCAGAATAAACTGAAAAGTAGAATGTGTGTTCATGCGTGTTCAGTTATGAGGGGTTCAATAAAATACATGGGAAAATGTAGGATGACCGAATGAACGATTTCCAGCTCAGTCTGAACTAGTTGGCGCATCGGGTTCCGGGGCTGGGTTTTGTTGGGTTATGAGTTGATTAAAATAGGTTTCCAGTACGTCTGAATAGGCCTGTCGCGCCTGGTCGTCATGCAGACCAGCCAGGAATTCATCCAGTTCGGCTCTCGACAGTTTATTGTTGAGTAGCTGTTTGATTAGATAGCGGCTGCCCTGATTAGCCATGGCCTTTCCGTTCGACAGTTTGTCAGTAGTACTTGGAAAAACGGCGAAAAGACTATCGGGGCATCGTGTATTTTTTGGAAAAGAGAGTGGGGATGGCGGTGGGCGCTGGCTGTCGGGACAACGCACGTGCCGTTTCTAAAGAAGAGCAAAGTCAATTCGTTCCCGAAGAAGTTGTTTGGCCTTTACGAGTTGATTTTTGACGGTATTTTTTGAAATGTTGAGTAGTTCAGCAATTTCCTGATACGATTTTCCATCTTCTACATTCATCCGCAAAATCAGCTTCCGTTTTTCGGAAAGTGCGCTCACGGCCGATTGTACCAGGTTAAACTGGGCTTCCTGACTCTCCGGCGATTCGTCATGGGCCTCCTGCATCCGTTCCAGATAACGCTGCTTTAGAAACTGCGCTTTTTCAACCTGTTTCAGATAATCGAAAGCCTGGTTTCGCAGACAGGTAAATAAATAGGAGTTGAAATTAAGGCTGGGGTTGATGGTCGATCGACGTTCCCAAATCTTAATAAATACATCATGAACCAAGTTTTCAGCTTCTTCCTGATCTTTTAAAATTGACAGGCAGAAACGGAGCGAAGGGGTACGGTAGTGTTTGTATAGTTTCGCAAAAGCTGCCTGATCGCCAAGAACAACCTTGCTTAGAATGGAATCGATGGAGTAATTAATAGCCATATGCAGAAAAGTAAGGTGGGTAATAGGCGATAAACCAGAAAAACAATTGTGATTGAATGGTCTGTAGAATTTTTATAACTAATTTAAGTTCAAATGCCGAATAAAATTTTGACATTACTCGCCGAAGGATTTGTCTATAAAAGTTTACAAATCCTTCATAATATCTTAACATACACCATCGAAGCCAAATTATATTTGGATTCTGCGCCACTATCGAGACAAATATAGAAGAGTGTATTTCAAAAGAATTTCGCACTTTGCGTAAAATAACCGTCATTTTGCGCAGGGCTTTTTAATTTAGCCAAACAGGCTGTAAAAGCTATCCTGCTGCGCTTTTGATAAGCTCTAATAGGTTGGGTGAAAAGGAGAAAGGCCCGTCGTTTGGGTTGTCTGCTGGCAGGTTGGTACCAAATTTTCGGTGCGTTCTAGTAGCCTAATGAATCAGAATGCCCGTATAACTGGTGTATAGGCCCCTGTTTACCCTATGCGGTTGGCTTCTCCTCGCTTTAGATGAACGTGTGTATCACCTATCGGTCCTGGTTTTCGGTATGCGTCATGCTTATGACCTGCTGGCTAGTCTATGCCTGTCGGTCGGGTTGGGGAACGGCCCTGCAGGATATGAACAGCCGTTATCAGGACCAGGCTTTTGAACAGGAATACCACGAGGCTTATCCGCTGGTTGTGAATGGCCAGTCAGTAGCGGTGCGTCGAATCACGGTCGATTCGCAATCGACGATCTGGATCGCATCAGCCGCCGGTGTGTTTATGAAGAGCGCTGCACAGCCCAATTGGGTAAGTTTGCCATTTCCTACCGAGCAGGGTCCGGCTTATGCGGTAGCCGTCGATCAGCAATCAACGGTTTGGCTAGGCATGTGGAACGGGCTTTTTCGGTATAGGGACCAGCAACTCGAACGGCTCGATGGCCCTGTAGGACCGATTTCGGAACTTTGTGCGGCCCCGGAAGGCGTGTATGCGCTGGGGCCAGCGGGTGTGTGGCTAATCAATAAGCAGGGTTGCCAGAAAAAGTCCTATTCGCTGCCCCGATCCATCCGGCGGGTAATATCGGATAGGCAGGGGAGACTTTGGGTGGCTACCGATGTGGGGCTGTATCATATTGACGATACCCAAACCCGGATCTTTCAACGTCCTGACGAATTGTTGAGTGCTTCTGTTCGAGGAATAGCCCTGGATCAACAAAGGAATGTCTGGGTAGGGGGCTTGGGTGGTGTCACGGTTTTGGGGCAGGATAAGCCGATGCAAACGCTGGAACCAAAGCAGGGTATCCCGTCGAGTTATGTGAACTGTGTGAGTCAGGCACCCGACGGGCGTATGTGGGTAGGTACAGATGTAGGCGTTGTCAGGTATAGTCCCGATGGTAGTCATTCGCTGCGGTTTACCCGACGTTGGCTGCTCGATGATCGGGTCGAAGATGTTGCCTTTGATGCGCAGGGAACGGCCTGGGTGGCTACGGCTGGCGGAGTAAGCGCCATTCGACGGCGGTCCATGACGTTGGCCCAGAAACAGGATTATTTCTACGATGTGCTCATGAAACGGCATATTCGATTGCCTTGGATTGCCGGACAATGCCGACTAAAACAACCAGGTGATATAAGCACCTGGGAACCGGATGATGACGATAATGATGGCGAGTATACCGGCAATTACCTGGCGATGGAAGCCTTTCGGTACGCAGCTACGCATGACCCGGACGCGAAAGCCAACGCAAAGAAAGCATTTAATTTCCTGAAACTTCTTCAGGAGGTGACGGGAACGGACGGCTTTTTTGCGCGTACAATCGTTCCGGCCAACTGGACGCATGTAGACGATACCAACCGGACCTACACCCCGCAGGAACAAGCCGACGAACTGGTAAAAGAGCCTCGGTTTAAACCGGTTGAGGTACGATGGCGAAAATCGAAGGATGGGAAATGGCTCTGGAAAGGCGATACCAGCAGCGATGAGGTGTGTGGCCATATGATGGGCTATTATTTCTATTACGAACTGGTGGCCGACGAAGCCGAGAAGGCCGTGGTTCGCGCCCATGTAGCCCGGCTGGTCGACCACCTGATTGCCCATAATTTTACCCTGACAGACATCGACGGGAAGCCTACACGTTGGGGCGTGTGGTCGCCCGACATGCTCAACCGCAACCCCGACTGGGCACCGGATCGGGCACAAAATTCGATGGAGTTGCTGGCCTTTCTGAAACTGGCCTATTATATGACCGGGAAGCCGGTCTATGAGCAACATTACCGGAATCTGATCGATAAAGAAGGCTACCTGGACAATATGGCGCGTATCAAGGATCAGAATCCGGCCTGGTTTATCTATTTTGATGTGATGCTGGCGGCCTATGTCTATCCCATTCTGGTTCGTTGTGAGCAGGATCCCAAACTTCGGGCGTTTTACGAAGCCCATATGGACCAGTGGCTTCAACAACGGAAAGGCGATAAAAATCCACTCATCAACTTCCTGTACTGTTACTCCCGAAATAAATCGGTTGAACTGGCATCGTCCGTAGAGTTTTTGGTCGATACGCCACTCGATTTAGTAAACTGGACGGTCGATCATACGAAACGAGAGGATGTTCGGATTATTCGGACCCCAGTGCTCGACGAATGGCAGGTGAGTGAGTTACCACCGGCTAGCATTCGGACCGTTGTTCGTTGGGATAAAAATCCTTGGGCGGCTGTGAATGGTACGCCCGATATCGAACGGGAGCCCGTGTTCTGGCTACTGCCGTACTGGATGGGGCGATACCTGAAAATGATTCAATAATCTGTTGAAAAACAAAAATTTATGTGCATAGGAATAATTCGTAAACGTGTGGTAGGTGTGGTGCTTGGGGTATCGTTGGGGGTTCTGGCGAACGCCCAGTCGGTGTATCAGGACAAACCATTTCTTCAGGATTACAGCATTAAATATTATGTCGATAAGCCAGAGGCCAGTCTGGCCGGGTTGGCCTGCGACCGAAACGGGGTGATTCAACTGCTCGCGTCCAACGGGCTCATGCATCCATCGGGTGGGCAATTTCTGGTGCCGGGTAAAATTCTTCCCGATCAGACGTATCGGCCGATGAGTGATATGAAACTGGCCGCCATTGGGGAATATAACCACCAGCTTGTTTATCTCGATAATCGGGCGGTGTTGAGTAATGCCTGGGCAGGGAAACTGTTTACCGAACATCAACTTCCCCAGGCACGACTATTTGCGGGGGGAGCTGATTTTGCCTTTCTGGTTTCGGACGGGAAAGCACTGCATTTGGTAAAAGGTAAAGATATCCGCTGGAAAGGAACGATAGCTGATGATGAAGCCATCCAGATTCGGTATCAGCCTGGGGTCGATCTGTTCTGGATACTGGGTAAAAAAGCGCTTTACTCCCTGTCGGGCAAGTCACCCAAGCTGACTAAAGTGCTGGATGGGGCCAACTTCACCGCATTCGATCTGGCGTCAAAAGGAACTAAGGTAGTGATCGGTACGACCGATGGGTATCTGGAAGTGGATGCTGTTGGGAAAAAGCCGTTGGGCACTGTTCATCGTAAACTGCCCGTAACAAACATTACGGCTGTTGCAGAGGTGAATGGGAAACTCTGGTTTGGATCGGCTCAGGGTGCCTTTGCCCTGCGTCTGGATGGCAAGTTCGACTATTACAATGGCGAGCGCTGGCTACCCGGCAACCAGGTCACACAGATTGCTGCTGGCCCGGCCAACTCCGTCCTGATTCTGACAACGGCTGGTCTGGCTAAAATTGAATCGAAATGGATGACACTCGCGGAAAAAGCCCAGTTCTATGATCGGCAGGTGCGGACCCGGCATATTCGGAATGGGTTCAATGCGTCGCTGGTTCACATGGAAAAAGGAAATCTGGAGAGCGGCTATATGGAAGATTCGGATAATGATGGCCTCTGGACGTCGATGTATCTGGGGGGTGAAGTTTTTCGGTATGCTGTCACCCAAGATAAGGAAGCACTCCAAAACTGCCGGGAATCG
This window of the Spirosoma aerolatum genome carries:
- a CDS encoding SusC/RagA family TonB-linked outer membrane protein; the protein is MNTHSTFQFILRHSLTITLLIGACCMHALAKTKPAKTIMGTVTLATTSQPVAGANVLIKGTQLGTVTDQSGKYAITVNGDNAVLVFSFIGHKTQEIPVGNKSVIDVSLVENNEVLGEVVVTALGIKREARSLGYAVGEVQGKDLSRIAQENVLNSLAGRVPGVQISSTGPSGSSVSMIIRGAKSLNNDNQPLFVVDGVPIANSLNNVSQIGNDNRVDYGNAISDINPEDVENISILKGPSAAALYGSRAANGVVLITTKSGSKSQKMTVNVSSNTVFDQPYKYLKMGTKFATGILPFTPDSNPYPGGILQIDESSAGGVGPELDKGYNAIQWNSPIGTDGKPIPTPLVSHPNNIRDFVRTGITSTNGVSISNNNDKVTYRLSYSNMSSRGIVPNSDLFKNTLAINSSVRVSNKVTFSTNLDFSRSNSNNRPAGERGTNPLQWAYAVGSHIDINDLRDYWVPGKEGLQQKSQSIGNYNNPWFLAYEVNNSFVRDRVFGNMKAEWQITPDIKLMGRYALDTYNEQRETKIAKSYTGEPNGAYGLINLKRYERNVDFLATYTKRFNALSVVVSAGGNNRYSQSTDINTSSKNGAGLIIPGLYTIQNIATANINYSNYLYKKAIYSVYGTANFGFKDMIYLDVTARNDWSSTLPVNNRSYFYPSASLSLLLNEMVHMPSTVDLFKVRAGVAQVGNDANPYSLYPTLADAGAWNGVTRLSKSGSILLPDLKPEIATSYEVGIDYNMFRNRLRFSGTYYVSENRNQILPSQIAPSSGFTTKNINAGLLESKGVELSLGGTIIDKGGLRWDLTTNFTKNVTRIKELAEGIPYYTLWTDAKGGAWTYVGDKVGDIYDAEIITVTDPKSPYYGYPILDNDGSWQSRSATTVKNKIGNFNPNFILGAQSSLSYKGFTLNLSLDWRAGGDFVSQTYRYMESDLRSQRFLDNLINPGGRSGDALRNWLVENADQYIKIHGNYFPIVGGPTAEYGGYPFEFGGKTYAYGVFNPGVIAQYDANGNITGYTENLGGAGTKIIPYGDNYPWSFTRAATFDASFVKLREISLGYDIPARFVKSIGLQNANFSIYSRNIILWTAAKINVDPEMAFQPQAGAQAGTQFKQGIERYNVTPWVIPVGFKLGLTF
- a CDS encoding SusD/RagB family nutrient-binding outer membrane lipoprotein codes for the protein MKTIFHKITASLALVLGLFFLYSCKDLTQLNINPNGVQPETVNPNLVMPTVLTETAKLYTNLGFQDIAGVVQHTQKDAWFSGHNDYDWGGDQSWTSYYDQLRNNDLVYQRAVALNMEFQQGVALVMKSILFGLITDLWGDAPYTNALKGEAGGLDNIAPKYDSQDVIYAGILADLDKASTLLSKPKASYSSIVESADVYYAGDPTKWQRLANSLKLRYLMRISTKQPDVAKSGIEKIVANPAQYPIIDDASFDATMAFVGNNSGDAWPSNSVFDISGSNYRRIKMCSTLLKAMQPTNDPRLAVWAKKVEIPLKVDATLPAGTDKIVSGVRYLSPDKVGNTPIDTDPNYVGIPPSISQLPSAYNFNPTPGQTSVNPHVSYLNEIYTQAKGTLLKSRLVSAAEVNFILAEAAQKGWAAGDAKTRYENAIKASLTAWGLSSSYATFITQKGVAYDGTLNQIISQKWIASWTSATEAWFDYRRTGLPALQAGPVAKRKVLPVRFYYMRDELNLNKTNSGAALDKLEVTANSQSDGKNSPWSKPWVIQGTGKPW
- a CDS encoding RNA polymerase sigma factor; amino-acid sequence: MAINYSIDSILSKVVLGDQAAFAKLYKHYRTPSLRFCLSILKDQEEAENLVHDVFIKIWERRSTINPSLNFNSYLFTCLRNQAFDYLKQVEKAQFLKQRYLERMQEAHDESPESQEAQFNLVQSAVSALSEKRKLILRMNVEDGKSYQEIAELLNISKNTVKNQLVKAKQLLRERIDFALL
- a CDS encoding ligand-binding sensor domain-containing protein; the encoded protein is MNVCITYRSWFSVCVMLMTCWLVYACRSGWGTALQDMNSRYQDQAFEQEYHEAYPLVVNGQSVAVRRITVDSQSTIWIASAAGVFMKSAAQPNWVSLPFPTEQGPAYAVAVDQQSTVWLGMWNGLFRYRDQQLERLDGPVGPISELCAAPEGVYALGPAGVWLINKQGCQKKSYSLPRSIRRVISDRQGRLWVATDVGLYHIDDTQTRIFQRPDELLSASVRGIALDQQRNVWVGGLGGVTVLGQDKPMQTLEPKQGIPSSYVNCVSQAPDGRMWVGTDVGVVRYSPDGSHSLRFTRRWLLDDRVEDVAFDAQGTAWVATAGGVSAIRRRSMTLAQKQDYFYDVLMKRHIRLPWIAGQCRLKQPGDISTWEPDDDDNDGEYTGNYLAMEAFRYAATHDPDAKANAKKAFNFLKLLQEVTGTDGFFARTIVPANWTHVDDTNRTYTPQEQADELVKEPRFKPVEVRWRKSKDGKWLWKGDTSSDEVCGHMMGYYFYYELVADEAEKAVVRAHVARLVDHLIAHNFTLTDIDGKPTRWGVWSPDMLNRNPDWAPDRAQNSMELLAFLKLAYYMTGKPVYEQHYRNLIDKEGYLDNMARIKDQNPAWFIYFDVMLAAYVYPILVRCEQDPKLRAFYEAHMDQWLQQRKGDKNPLINFLYCYSRNKSVELASSVEFLVDTPLDLVNWTVDHTKREDVRIIRTPVLDEWQVSELPPASIRTVVRWDKNPWAAVNGTPDIEREPVFWLLPYWMGRYLKMIQ